The following nucleotide sequence is from Terriglobales bacterium.
GGGCGGGATCGACGGCGAAGTCCACGGTCAGGTCGTCGCCGAAGCGGGCCTCCATGATGGCGAGGTAGCTGCGCAGCAGCGCCAGTTCTTCTTCCAGGGGGATCTCCTGGGAGTGGCTGGCGGCCAGGGTGCGGCGCAGCAGGTCGCTGAGCTGCGCCAGCATGGTGTCGGCGCGGTCCACGTCCTCGTGCATGACCGAGGAAATGGTGTTGAGCGCGTTGAACAGAAAGTGCGGCTGCAGTTGCAGGCGGAGGTTCTGCAGTTGCGCCTCGGCCAGACGGGCCTCCAGCTCCGCCGTGGCGAGCTGGCGGCGGCGCGCCTCGCGGTAGAAGTCCACGAGATAGACCACAGCCAGGATCGCCCAGAAGGCCAGCACGTGGTTGCCGAACTCCATGGGATAGCGGTAGAGCATGACGCCGTAGTCGTACGGGCCGAGACCCAAGACGGGGGCCAGCAGGCTGCGGGTCACGGCCATCAGCGTGGTGTCGCAGACCGAGAAGCCGGCCATGATGAGCAGGTTCCAGGGGATGGTGCGCCACCAGTTGTGGCGGCGGATGCGCGCCCGCCGCACCAGCCAGAGCACCGCGGGAAACAGCAGGAAACCGCAGTAAACGCCGTCCATCTCCTCGAAGAGGCGGACGGAGAAGGTGTGCGGGTGGCCACGGGCGAGGTCGTCCAGGTAGCGGTACTGAAAGTTCAGCAAGCCGAGGACGGTGAACCCCAGGAAGAGGAGCGACCAAGTGGCGGCGCGGCTCATCCCGGCGTCGCGGCCGGCGGCGGATTGTCGTTCCGGCGGCACGAGATAGACAGTATCACGCAGCCCTGCGATTTTCCGCCCCAACGGAGCGACGTCTGGGCCCTGATGTCCCCGGCCGCGGCCCGCTTGTCCCACCGCGGTTGCCGATGCCGTCCCGTGTTGCTAGAAGTGCCCCAGGCCGCGACCAGAAGCCTAGCTCCGCGGCGTCAAAGGCAAGCTTCGACCATGATGCAGAGACGATCGTTCCTACGGTTATCCGGTCTCGCCGGACTGATGACACTCTGGCCGCGTTCCTTGTTTGCCGGCAAGCCATTCCGCCGCCGGCGGCCTTCGGATGCAGACTGGCCTTCCCCGGCGGCCTGGAAGCGGCTGCACGATGAGGTCGAGGGCCGGCTGATCCCGGTGGAGTTCCCGATCACGCCCTGTATGGCCGACGTGGACGGCGCCGCGTGTCAGGCCCTGCTCGCCAATGTCAAGAATCCGTACTACATCGGCGACCAGCCCGGCTTGACGCAGACCTTGGGATGGGTGGACGCCTGGTTCACCAAGCCAAGCGTCTACGCCGTGGCCGCGGAGAGCGCAAAGGACATCGCGGCGGCGGTCAACTTCGCGCGTGAAAACGATCTGCGCCTCGTGGTGAAAGGCGGCGGCCACAGTTATCAAGGCACCTCGAATGCGCCGGACTCCCTGCTGGTCTGGACCCGCCACATGCACGACATCGCCCTGCAGGAAGGGTTCGTCCCCCAAGGCTGCACCAGGACGCACCGGCCCCAGCGGGCGGTAACGTGCGGCGCGGGCGCCATCTGGATGCAGGCGTACGGCGCCGTGACCACCCGGGGCGGGGCGTACGTCCAAGGCGGAGGCTGCACGACGGTCGGCGTCGCGGGATTGGTGCAGAGCGGCGGCTTCGGGAATTTCTCCAAACGCTACGGGACGGCGGCGGGCAGCCTGCTGGAAGCGGAGGTGGTCACTGCCGATGGAAAGATCCGCATCGCCAATGCAGGCACGAACCCCGATCTGTTCTGGGCGCTCAAGGGAGGCGGGGGAGGCAGCTTCGGAGTGGTGAGCAAGGTCACCTTGCGCGTGCACGAGCTTCCGGAATCTCTCGGGGGCGCCTCCTTACAGATCCGGGCTTCTTCCGATGACACGTTTCGCCGGCTGCTCCGCCACTTTGTGGGCTTCTATCGCGAGCAACTCTTCAATCCGCACTGGGGCGAGCAGGTCTACGTGAGCCCGAGCAACCGGCTGGGCATCAGCATGGTGTCGCATGGTTTGAGCACCGACGAGGCGAAGAAGGTATGGCAGCCGTTCCTGGATTGGGTCGCGAGTCTCCCCGGCGCGTACACGATCGAAGGACAGCCGATCATCGGCAGCATTCCAGCGCAACGATGGTGGGATGTCGATTGGAGAAAGGATCACACGGAACAGGTGTTCTTCTCGGACCCGAGGCCCGGCGCGAGCAAGGAGAACGTGTGGTGGACGGGAGACACCGGCCAGGTGGCCTGGACCATCTACGGCTACGAATCGCTCTGGCTGCCGGCCTCCCTGTTGGAGGATGACTCCCAGGAGCGGTTGGCGGCGGCGCTGTTTGCCGGCTCGCGCTACCAGGCCATCGAGCTGCATTTCAACAAAGGCCTCGCGGGAGCCCCGCGCGAGGCGCAGGAAGCGGCGCGCGACACGGCCACCAATCCCGTCGTCTTGGACGCCTTTGCGCTGGCAATCGTGGCGGATGCGGGAGGCGGGTATCCCGGCGTCCGGGGCCACGAGCCGGACGTGGCCGCAGCACGGAAATCCCGCGAGCAGGTCCGACGCTGCATGAACGAGCTGCGCGCTCTGGCGCCTCATGGAGGAGCATACGTCTCCGAGAGCGATTTCTTCGAGGAGGATTGGAAGCACGTCTATTGGGGCGGTAACTACGCGCGCCTGGCGGCGGTGAAGAAGAGATACGACCCGGCTGGGTTGTTTTTTGTCCACCATGGCGTCGGCTCAGAGGAGTGGAGTGCGGATGGCTTCACGAGACTCTGAGCCAGGTCCGCGCGACGCGTCCACCGGAGCCAACCGCGACGCCTCCGAAGGCCTACCCCGGCTCGCCACGGTGGCCTTGATGGCGCTGTGTGCGGCGAAGCTGGGACTGCACCTGCTGACCAGTGTCCGCCACTACGGCTACTTTCGCGACGAGCTCTACTACCTGGACATGGCGCGGCACCTGGACTGGGGCTACGTGGATGCGGCACCGCTGATCGCGGTCTACGCCCGGGTGGCGCTGTGGTTGGGCGGGTCGCTGGCGGCGCTGCGCATCCTGCCGGCGCTGGCGGGGACGGCGCTGATCGCGCTCTCCATGCTGATCGCGCGCGAGTTGGGCGGGGGGCGCTATGCCCAACTGCTCACCGGGCTGGCCGTGCTGCTGGCGCCCGGCCGCCTGGTCACCGACAGCCTGCTGACCATGAACAGCTTCGAGCCGGTGTTCTGGATGGGCGGCGCGCTGGTGGTGGCGCGCATCTTGCGCACCGGCAACTCGCGCCTGTGGCCGTGGTTCGGGGTGCTGGCGGGGCTGGGCCTGGAGAACAAGCATTCCACGCTGTTCTTCGGTTTGGCGGTGACAGTGGCGCTGCTGCTCACGCCCCAGCGGCGGGAGTTCTGGAAACCCTGGATCTGGATCGCGGGCGCGATCGCGGTCGCGCTCTTCCTCCCCAATCTCATCTGGCAGGTGCGACATCACTTTCCTACTCTGGAGGACCTGGAGAACGTGCGGCGCGAGGGCAAGAACGTGGTGCTGCCACCGCTGGCTTTCGTCAAAGAGCAGATCCTGGCCAACGGCCCGGCCTTCCTGCCGGTGTGGCTGGCGGGGCTGGTGTGGTTGCTCTGGGAGCGCCGCTGGCGAGTGCTAGGCCTGACCTTCTTGGTCTTCTTCGTAGTCATGGAAGTGGGCCACGCCAAGGACTACTACCTCTTTCCCATCTACCCCATGATGTTCGCCGGGGGCGCGGTCGCGCTGGAGCGCTGGCTGCAGCCGTGGCGGCGCCTGCGTGTGGCGGTGACGGCGGTGCTGGTGCTGCTGAGCCTGCCGCTGATGCCGATCTCCACCTGGATGCTGCCGCCGGAGCGCGTGCTCGCCTACCAGGAATGGATCGGCATCAAACCTCCGAAGGCCGAGACCCACATGCAGTCGCTGCTGATGCAGCCCATAGCCGACCAGTTCGGGTGGGAGGAGATGGTGCAGGAGGTGGCGGCGATCTACGACTCGGTGCCGCCGGAGGAGCGCGCCCGGACCGGCATCCTCGCGGGGAACTACGGCGAAGCGGGCGCCATCAACCTTTTCGGGCCGCGGTACGGGCTGCCGCGCGCGTACTCGCGCCACCAGAACCATTGGTTCTGGGGCCCGCCCAGCGAGCACTACCAGAACCTGATCTTCCTGGAGTTCGATCTCGACACGGTGCGCGACAACTGCACCTCCTACCAAGCCTTCCCGCACTACAACCGCTGGGGCATGGGCGAGGAAAACACGCCCATCTATCTCTGCCGCGGGGTGAAGTTCGACCTGCAGAAGGTCTGGTGGCACTACCATCATTGGAACTAGCTCCGGCGCGCGGCGAGCGAGCGCTCGTTGTCCGGGAAGTGGGGCCGCTTCAGCGCCAGACCGGGTTCTGCTCCCAGTAGCTGGGGCGCAGGTTGATGTACTGCGCGAAGCGGGGGAGGCGGGCGCGATTGGGGCTGCTGCCGTGCGGC
It contains:
- a CDS encoding histidine kinase; translated protein: MPPERQSAAGRDAGMSRAATWSLLFLGFTVLGLLNFQYRYLDDLARGHPHTFSVRLFEEMDGVYCGFLLFPAVLWLVRRARIRRHNWWRTIPWNLLIMAGFSVCDTTLMAVTRSLLAPVLGLGPYDYGVMLYRYPMEFGNHVLAFWAILAVVYLVDFYREARRRQLATAELEARLAEAQLQNLRLQLQPHFLFNALNTISSVMHEDVDRADTMLAQLSDLLRRTLAASHSQEIPLEEELALLRSYLAIMEARFGDDLTVDFAVDPALSQALVPQLVLQPLVENSIRHARGPQSEPLQVHVRAFRDNGSLVLQVRDNGPGIRALEKGEWRKGVGLSNTEERLEGLYGSEHRLLLENAGGLSVTMRLPLRSA
- a CDS encoding FAD-binding protein, whose amino-acid sequence is MMQRRSFLRLSGLAGLMTLWPRSLFAGKPFRRRRPSDADWPSPAAWKRLHDEVEGRLIPVEFPITPCMADVDGAACQALLANVKNPYYIGDQPGLTQTLGWVDAWFTKPSVYAVAAESAKDIAAAVNFARENDLRLVVKGGGHSYQGTSNAPDSLLVWTRHMHDIALQEGFVPQGCTRTHRPQRAVTCGAGAIWMQAYGAVTTRGGAYVQGGGCTTVGVAGLVQSGGFGNFSKRYGTAAGSLLEAEVVTADGKIRIANAGTNPDLFWALKGGGGGSFGVVSKVTLRVHELPESLGGASLQIRASSDDTFRRLLRHFVGFYREQLFNPHWGEQVYVSPSNRLGISMVSHGLSTDEAKKVWQPFLDWVASLPGAYTIEGQPIIGSIPAQRWWDVDWRKDHTEQVFFSDPRPGASKENVWWTGDTGQVAWTIYGYESLWLPASLLEDDSQERLAAALFAGSRYQAIELHFNKGLAGAPREAQEAARDTATNPVVLDAFALAIVADAGGGYPGVRGHEPDVAAARKSREQVRRCMNELRALAPHGGAYVSESDFFEEDWKHVYWGGNYARLAAVKKRYDPAGLFFVHHGVGSEEWSADGFTRL
- a CDS encoding glycosyltransferase family 39 protein, which gives rise to MALCAAKLGLHLLTSVRHYGYFRDELYYLDMARHLDWGYVDAAPLIAVYARVALWLGGSLAALRILPALAGTALIALSMLIARELGGGRYAQLLTGLAVLLAPGRLVTDSLLTMNSFEPVFWMGGALVVARILRTGNSRLWPWFGVLAGLGLENKHSTLFFGLAVTVALLLTPQRREFWKPWIWIAGAIAVALFLPNLIWQVRHHFPTLEDLENVRREGKNVVLPPLAFVKEQILANGPAFLPVWLAGLVWLLWERRWRVLGLTFLVFFVVMEVGHAKDYYLFPIYPMMFAGGAVALERWLQPWRRLRVAVTAVLVLLSLPLMPISTWMLPPERVLAYQEWIGIKPPKAETHMQSLLMQPIADQFGWEEMVQEVAAIYDSVPPEERARTGILAGNYGEAGAINLFGPRYGLPRAYSRHQNHWFWGPPSEHYQNLIFLEFDLDTVRDNCTSYQAFPHYNRWGMGEENTPIYLCRGVKFDLQKVWWHYHHWN